A stretch of Dietzia lutea DNA encodes these proteins:
- a CDS encoding uroporphyrinogen-III synthase — MTRARTTRPGTVRFVGGGPGNAGMLTCRAREVLAGNALVFADADVSADVLALVATEVPVPQELLDARQAEIDAAVAAEDKAEVKRLKALPAPTAADVRPVLGEPAAVAKQLVAEAKKGRDVVRLVTGDPMTTDATVVEIATVGRTVVPFEVVPGVAEATAVPAFAGIALGSGYVFADGRGKVDWAALVGSPGPIVLRTTTRHLAEAASNLAEQGLAAGTPVTVTCSGSLCAQKSADGTLATMAEVGRDMEGDLVVTIGKSAGERHRHQWWESRAMFGWNVLVPRTKAQSAEMSERIAEHGAVPVEVPTIAVEPPRSPAQMERAVKGLVDGRYQWVVFTSSNAVRAVWEKFVEFGLDARAFSGVKIACVGEGTAARVRELGIQPELLPSGEQSSLGLLEVFPPYDDVLDPVNRVLLPRADIATETLAEGLTARGWEIEDVTAYRTVRAAPPAAEIREMIKTGGFDAVCFTSSSTVRNLVGIAGKPHARTLIACIGPRTAETAAEFGLRVDVQPENASVLELVDALAAHADHLRAAGELPPPRRRARRR, encoded by the coding sequence ATGACTCGAGCACGCACCACCCGCCCCGGAACCGTCCGCTTCGTCGGCGGCGGTCCAGGCAACGCGGGGATGCTCACCTGCCGGGCCCGCGAGGTCCTCGCCGGCAACGCGCTGGTCTTCGCCGACGCCGACGTGTCGGCCGACGTACTGGCACTGGTCGCCACCGAGGTCCCCGTACCGCAGGAACTGCTCGACGCGCGTCAGGCCGAGATCGACGCCGCCGTGGCCGCCGAGGACAAGGCCGAGGTCAAGCGCCTCAAGGCACTCCCGGCTCCCACCGCCGCCGACGTCCGGCCCGTGCTCGGTGAGCCCGCCGCCGTGGCCAAGCAACTCGTCGCCGAGGCCAAGAAGGGCCGCGACGTCGTCCGCCTCGTGACCGGCGACCCCATGACCACCGACGCCACCGTCGTCGAGATCGCCACCGTCGGCCGCACCGTCGTGCCGTTCGAGGTCGTCCCCGGTGTCGCCGAGGCCACCGCCGTGCCCGCCTTCGCCGGCATCGCGCTCGGCTCCGGCTACGTCTTCGCCGACGGCCGCGGCAAGGTCGACTGGGCGGCCCTCGTCGGCTCGCCGGGGCCCATCGTCCTGCGCACCACGACCCGGCACCTCGCCGAGGCCGCCTCCAACCTCGCCGAGCAGGGCCTCGCCGCCGGCACCCCGGTCACCGTGACCTGCTCCGGCTCTCTCTGTGCCCAGAAATCCGCCGACGGCACCCTCGCGACCATGGCCGAGGTCGGGCGCGACATGGAGGGCGACCTGGTGGTGACCATCGGCAAGTCCGCCGGTGAGCGGCACCGCCACCAGTGGTGGGAGTCGCGTGCCATGTTCGGCTGGAACGTGCTCGTGCCCCGTACCAAGGCCCAGTCCGCCGAGATGAGCGAGCGCATCGCCGAGCACGGCGCCGTGCCCGTCGAGGTGCCGACCATCGCCGTCGAGCCGCCCCGCAGCCCCGCTCAGATGGAGCGCGCCGTCAAGGGCCTCGTCGACGGCCGCTACCAGTGGGTCGTGTTCACCTCCTCCAACGCCGTCCGCGCCGTGTGGGAGAAGTTCGTCGAGTTCGGCCTCGACGCCCGCGCCTTCTCCGGCGTGAAGATCGCCTGTGTCGGCGAGGGCACCGCCGCCCGCGTCCGCGAACTGGGCATCCAGCCCGAGCTGCTGCCCAGCGGCGAGCAGTCCAGCCTCGGCCTGCTCGAGGTGTTCCCGCCGTACGACGACGTCCTGGACCCCGTCAACCGCGTCCTGCTGCCGCGCGCCGACATCGCCACCGAGACCCTCGCCGAGGGCCTCACCGCCCGCGGCTGGGAGATCGAGGACGTCACCGCCTACCGCACCGTCCGCGCCGCCCCGCCGGCCGCCGAGATCCGCGAGATGATCAAGACCGGCGGGTTCGACGCGGTGTGCTTCACCAGCTCCTCGACCGTGCGCAACCTCGTCGGCATCGCCGGCAAGCCGCACGCCCGCACGCTCATCGCCTGCATCGGGCCGCGCACCGCCGAGACCGCCGCCGAGTTCGGCCTGCGCGTGGACGTGCAGCCCGAGAACGCATCGGTGCTGGAACTGGTCGACGCCCTCGCCGCGCACGCCGACCACCTGCGCGCGGCCGGCGAACTGCCGCCCCCGCGTCGACGCGCCCGCCGGCGCTGA